In Brevundimonas subvibrioides, a genomic segment contains:
- a CDS encoding flagellin: MSNSVHTNAAAATALQNLARTNDNLTSVQNRVSTGLRVQGAKDNSSIWAIAQSQRADVGALAAVKQSLDRATSIADVALSAGESVSDLLNQMKEKVVAAKDVSLSTQSRSLLNSDFKALLRAIKSAVENASFDGGNILNGVLTNGIRFLANADATSYVTLSGKNLTLSGTIISLGLSDSLLTLTGATTALNKLDNSITALNAAMGDIGSQAKQITAHSTFVTKLSDTVESGIGNLVDADLAKESARLQALQVQQQLGAQALSIANQAPQIILSLFQ; encoded by the coding sequence ATGAGCAACAGCGTTCACACCAATGCCGCAGCCGCCACCGCGCTGCAGAACCTGGCTCGCACCAACGACAACCTGACCAGCGTACAGAACCGCGTGTCCACGGGGCTGAGGGTCCAGGGGGCCAAGGACAACTCCTCCATCTGGGCCATCGCCCAGAGCCAGCGTGCCGATGTCGGGGCGCTTGCGGCCGTGAAGCAAAGCCTCGATCGCGCCACCTCGATCGCCGATGTCGCCCTTTCGGCCGGCGAATCAGTCTCTGATCTCCTGAATCAGATGAAGGAAAAGGTCGTAGCGGCCAAGGACGTCTCACTCAGCACCCAGTCGCGGTCCTTGCTGAACTCGGATTTCAAGGCCCTGCTGCGCGCGATCAAGTCGGCGGTCGAGAACGCCTCCTTCGACGGCGGCAACATTCTGAACGGCGTTCTGACCAACGGAATCAGGTTCCTGGCCAATGCCGACGCGACGTCCTACGTCACACTGTCGGGCAAGAATCTGACGCTGTCGGGCACGATCATCTCGCTGGGGCTGTCCGACAGCCTGCTGACGCTCACAGGCGCCACCACGGCCCTCAACAAGCTGGACAACTCCATCACGGCGCTGAACGCGGCGATGGGCGACATCGGGTCCCAGGCGAAGCAGATCACGGCGCACAGCACCTTCGTGACCAAGCTCAGCGATACTGTGGAAAGCGGGATCGGCAATCTGGTGGACGCCGATCTGGCCAAGGAAAGCGCTCGCCTGCAGGCCCTGCAGGTTCAGCAGCAGCTCGGTGCCCAAGCCCTGTCGATCGCCAACCAGGCGCCGCAGATCATCCTGTCGCTGTTCCAGTAA
- a CDS encoding sigma-70 family RNA polymerase sigma factor yields the protein MNAMLTRDELALALGRAGEGDRRAFKIVYEATSAKLLGVCLRILADRQLAEDVLQDTYLTVWRKASTFDATRASPITWLVTIARNRSIDRLRSAAPMRRSVPVEDAHDLADAAPLASDAIETTDEVGRLNTCLETLEDKVRTAIRTAFLEGVTYDALASKENVPLGTMKSWIRRGLLRLRSCLET from the coding sequence ATGAATGCGATGCTCACGCGCGATGAACTGGCCCTTGCCCTCGGCCGGGCGGGCGAAGGGGATCGGCGCGCCTTCAAGATCGTCTATGAGGCGACCTCCGCGAAGCTGCTGGGCGTTTGCCTGCGTATCTTGGCGGACCGCCAGCTGGCCGAGGACGTCTTGCAGGACACCTATCTTACAGTGTGGAGGAAGGCCTCGACCTTTGACGCGACGCGCGCCAGTCCGATCACCTGGCTGGTGACCATCGCGCGCAACCGCTCGATAGACCGGCTGCGCTCGGCCGCCCCCATGCGGCGCTCGGTGCCGGTCGAGGATGCGCACGACCTGGCCGACGCGGCACCGCTGGCTTCGGACGCGATCGAGACCACCGACGAGGTCGGACGGTTGAACACCTGCCTGGAAACGCTGGAAGACAAGGTCCGCACAGCCATCCGAACCGCCTTTCTGGAGGGCGTCACCTATGATGCCCTGGCCAGCAAGGAGAACGTGCCGCTCGGCACGATGAAGAGCTGGATTCGCAGGGGGCTGTTGAGGCTGAGGAGCTGCCTCGAGACATGA
- a CDS encoding anti-sigma factor produces the protein MTDSPIDPADHDRALAGELALRVLSAEEERAARARERSDPAFAAEVEAWNEHLATFAAEIAPVTPSSGVWLRVESAIQPVANDNGRVAFWRTWAVASTALLAASVAGVAILLARPEPAPIAPSAPEGGVTRVATLSLTDGGAPAVALAYDTATGKLFIAPMTALSRGAGVPHLWLVKPEGGVQLVGAIDGSATSRRTLTALLADEAGHAKAVAISLEAPGHTPAADAPDGPVVATGDLQPL, from the coding sequence ATGACCGACTCACCCATCGATCCCGCCGACCATGACCGCGCCCTGGCTGGTGAGCTCGCCTTGCGCGTTCTGTCCGCCGAAGAGGAACGGGCCGCACGGGCGCGCGAGCGGTCCGACCCTGCCTTCGCCGCCGAGGTGGAGGCCTGGAACGAGCACCTGGCCACCTTTGCCGCCGAGATTGCACCCGTAACGCCATCGTCGGGAGTCTGGCTGCGCGTGGAGTCGGCGATCCAGCCTGTCGCCAACGACAATGGTCGCGTCGCTTTCTGGCGGACCTGGGCCGTGGCCTCGACCGCCCTGCTGGCTGCGAGTGTCGCCGGCGTCGCCATCCTGCTGGCGCGACCCGAGCCCGCGCCGATCGCCCCGTCCGCGCCAGAGGGCGGCGTGACCCGCGTGGCGACCTTGTCCCTGACCGACGGCGGCGCGCCGGCGGTGGCGCTGGCCTATGACACGGCGACCGGAAAGCTGTTCATCGCCCCCATGACCGCGCTCAGCCGGGGGGCGGGCGTGCCTCACCTCTGGCTGGTCAAACCCGAGGGTGGCGTCCAGCTGGTCGGGGCCATCGACGGCTCGGCGACCAGCCGCCGGACCCTGACGGCGCTTCTGGCCGACGAGGCCGGGCATGCCAAAGCCGTGGCGATATCGCTGGAGGCACCGGGCCATACCCCTGCAGCCGACGCGCCCGACGGCCCGGTCGTGGCGACCGGCGACTTGCAGCCGCTCTGA
- a CDS encoding M15 family metallopeptidase — protein sequence MSFRLSSRSHARLKGVHPALVGIVEAAILTSPIDFMVTEGMRSPARQAALVKAGASRTLNSRHITGHAVDLAAVVEGQIRWDWPLYPRIAAHIKATAMTRGVALVWGGDWPRLRDGPHFELDRKVFP from the coding sequence ATGAGCTTTCGACTGTCGAGCCGGTCGCACGCGCGGCTGAAGGGGGTTCATCCGGCCCTGGTCGGTATCGTCGAGGCGGCGATCCTGACCAGCCCGATCGACTTCATGGTGACCGAGGGAATGCGCAGCCCGGCGCGGCAGGCGGCCCTGGTCAAGGCCGGCGCCAGCCGGACCCTGAACTCGCGCCACATCACCGGCCACGCGGTCGATCTGGCGGCGGTGGTCGAGGGCCAGATCCGCTGGGACTGGCCGCTGTATCCGCGCATCGCGGCGCACATCAAGGCGACGGCGATGACCAGGGGTGTGGCCCTCGTGTGGGGCGGCGACTGGCCGCGCCTGCGCGACGGTCCGCATTTCGAGCTGGATCGAAAGGTGTTTCCATGA
- a CDS encoding DUF2793 domain-containing protein — protein MPSSQSARLNLPYVAAGQLQKHVTVNEALTRLDGLIQTAVISRTVAVQPADPKDGDLYILANAPRGAVWSTWSEGDLVRAEFGGWTRVPVPVGMIAVVLDEGQLVVRNDAGWSVPTFSGGAIQRLTRLGLNTQADAANPLTARINSALFTARPVAEGGTGALRLVLNKDAAPDVMSVLFQRGYSGRAELGLIGDEDLSLKVSADGSTWREAFRVDADDGRVAFPAGAMRVEASLLTRSSSYTPPAWARMLTITAVGGGGGGGAGAFAASGERFGGGGGAGGGLSVLRCSTADLPGSLGIAIGAGGAGGADGQATTVSASSLVILTARGGGAGVPGAAGGSGGQRGLGLIASNAGGASSTTGAAQAGQGLSGPGAPGGGGGGGALNTAGTIRASGTGGDGSVLLKLSPGGAAGNGAGASGSAAPTPAIALGGGGGGGGAASASAAGFAGGNGGTFGSGGGGGGAGVTAGGAGGTGAAGAVLILAEG, from the coding sequence ATGCCTTCCAGCCAGAGTGCCCGCCTGAATCTGCCCTATGTCGCGGCCGGCCAGCTTCAGAAACATGTCACCGTCAACGAGGCCCTGACCCGGCTCGACGGCCTGATCCAGACCGCCGTGATCAGCCGCACGGTCGCGGTCCAGCCCGCCGATCCCAAGGACGGCGACCTCTATATCCTGGCGAACGCGCCCAGGGGTGCGGTCTGGTCGACCTGGAGTGAGGGCGATCTGGTCCGGGCCGAGTTCGGCGGGTGGACCCGCGTGCCGGTCCCGGTCGGAATGATCGCCGTCGTTCTGGATGAGGGTCAGCTGGTGGTCCGCAACGATGCGGGCTGGTCGGTCCCCACGTTCTCGGGCGGTGCGATCCAGCGGCTGACCCGCCTCGGCTTGAACACCCAGGCCGATGCCGCCAATCCCCTGACCGCGCGGATCAACAGCGCCCTGTTCACCGCGCGACCGGTGGCGGAGGGCGGCACAGGCGCACTGCGACTGGTCCTGAACAAGGACGCGGCTCCGGACGTGATGTCAGTCCTGTTCCAGCGCGGCTATTCCGGGCGTGCCGAGCTGGGGCTGATCGGTGACGAAGACCTCAGCCTGAAGGTCAGCGCCGACGGATCGACCTGGCGCGAGGCGTTCCGTGTCGATGCCGATGACGGGCGTGTGGCCTTTCCGGCGGGCGCAATGCGGGTCGAGGCCAGCCTTCTTACCCGTTCATCCAGCTACACGCCGCCGGCCTGGGCACGGATGCTGACGATCACGGCGGTCGGCGGCGGGGGCGGCGGGGGTGCCGGAGCGTTCGCAGCTTCGGGCGAGCGGTTCGGTGGCGGGGGTGGAGCCGGCGGTGGTCTCAGCGTCCTTCGTTGCAGCACGGCGGACCTGCCGGGCAGTCTGGGGATTGCCATCGGCGCGGGCGGAGCAGGCGGCGCGGACGGTCAGGCGACGACCGTCTCGGCCTCGAGTCTTGTCATTCTGACCGCGCGCGGTGGCGGAGCGGGCGTCCCGGGCGCCGCCGGCGGGAGCGGGGGACAGCGAGGTCTCGGACTGATCGCATCGAACGCCGGGGGCGCATCCTCGACCACCGGCGCGGCACAGGCGGGTCAAGGCCTGTCCGGGCCCGGAGCCCCGGGCGGTGGCGGCGGCGGCGGTGCTCTCAACACCGCCGGGACCATCCGGGCATCGGGCACGGGCGGAGACGGTTCAGTACTGCTGAAGCTTTCGCCCGGTGGGGCCGCCGGGAACGGTGCGGGTGCCTCGGGCAGCGCCGCGCCCACGCCGGCCATCGCCCTGGGCGGTGGAGGGGGCGGGGGCGGGGCGGCCTCTGCCTCGGCAGCGGGGTTCGCAGGCGGAAACGGCGGGACGTTCGGCAGCGGGGGTGGGGGCGGCGGCGCGGGCGTCACCGCCGGCGGCGCGGGTGGAACAGGCGCGGCCGGGGCCGTGCTGATCCTCGCCGAGGGGTGA
- a CDS encoding flagellar protein FlaG, translating to METNAKLTVVPTVVAAPSSTTPGGDFQQGRAADDATRAARYRLIIEEGSSKGTFVYKTLDSETGKVVRQFPREQVLKMSESGGYTAGGLIDTSA from the coding sequence ATGGAAACCAATGCGAAGCTGACCGTCGTCCCCACAGTCGTCGCCGCCCCGTCGTCAACGACGCCGGGCGGAGATTTCCAGCAGGGACGCGCCGCGGATGACGCCACACGGGCCGCGCGGTACCGCCTGATCATCGAGGAAGGCTCTTCCAAGGGGACCTTCGTCTACAAGACCCTGGACAGCGAGACCGGAAAGGTCGTGCGCCAGTTCCCTCGCGAACAGGTGCTGAAGATGTCCGAAAGCGGCGGCTACACGGCGGGTGGTCTGATCGACACCAGCGCCTGA
- a CDS encoding transcriptional regulator, translating into MAVNSGYLLGLYGGSYDPAQSAALTKSVAKKAQPTAPWSTAAQATAPKADALVRQAMGGRAFVNEDAAQLDVKGASADYKKLFALYQGLDTLNALANRATTKGLSPTDLALVQKRFAAGMEEIGTYLKKADFEALRLVQGTSTSLSKTTAAVPRDSANSITGPVHEGTLDTPVAAFAGDTRFSITIKVPSGQSTTTTSIAIDLSELGSTPRTLDAVTGFINGKLQAAGFQTRVGRDQIKAEPKTITVNGKPVTLPAGPDKWALAIRGTSTETVGFTAPDTSDAVYVVQSAGAAAQTTTTTVNGVKTTKTTVPASLVNQLLKFQSDGGTAAMPTGGNVGETHWVDGRLSQEKLPDEVKTVRASAVGPDGSLWLVADVESGPTNQPIKGSQDVALLKYDTAGRLVATRTLGAASTASGFALAVDADGTVAVAGSVTGSLNTSTTDAGKTGEVATVADSFVTVFDKDGQEQWTQRRGARAADEATSVAFGANGVVYIGGRAKSAMTGSSPVGGWDGYVQAFKAGEPYPTAGIVAKTIGQAQFGTGSDDGVDAVTVDGSNLYTAGVENGRAVVRRFSLDAAGVPTLASTRDLGAIAGEIAGLSVSNGKVILTGSSRDSGLSAGTTTRANSGGKDVFVAALSTNLVAAGTDRLTWYGQAGEDSAADVKVVDGKVWVTGIANRAVDAKDTDPTKAYLTRLNPLTGAVEYTRTWSGEADQAKPMTLAVATNGASVLDRLGLPQGEIDQSDSKLLTAATSVRVGDRFYISPADGGRATAVTIDAKDTLATLARKISVASAGKLKVTIASEGGAATGKDGETTTTTGGLQRLSITAKDGKTGAVLTSGETGRDALLGLGLSSGYIGVAAGDTKTRTFGLGLPSNLTLSNADAIKAAGEKLQGALKAVRDAYRGLAPQDTSASAKGAVPAYLTSQISNYQAALSRLTGS; encoded by the coding sequence GTGGCGGTGAATAGCGGCTATCTGCTTGGACTGTACGGGGGAAGCTACGACCCCGCTCAGTCGGCTGCCCTGACGAAATCGGTCGCCAAGAAGGCCCAGCCCACCGCTCCGTGGAGCACGGCGGCGCAGGCGACGGCGCCCAAGGCCGATGCTCTGGTCCGCCAGGCGATGGGCGGTCGTGCGTTCGTCAACGAAGATGCCGCCCAGCTGGATGTGAAGGGCGCATCCGCCGACTACAAGAAGCTTTTCGCCCTCTATCAGGGCCTCGATACCCTCAATGCCCTCGCCAACCGGGCGACCACCAAGGGGCTGTCTCCGACCGACCTTGCCCTGGTTCAGAAGCGGTTCGCAGCCGGGATGGAAGAAATCGGCACCTATCTGAAGAAGGCTGATTTCGAGGCGTTGCGTCTGGTTCAGGGCACCTCGACCAGCCTGTCGAAGACGACGGCCGCCGTGCCGAGGGACAGCGCCAACTCCATCACCGGGCCGGTCCACGAAGGTACGCTGGATACGCCCGTGGCCGCCTTCGCCGGAGACACGCGGTTCAGCATCACGATCAAGGTGCCCTCCGGTCAGTCGACGACGACGACCAGCATCGCTATCGACCTGTCCGAACTGGGTTCCACGCCGCGCACCCTGGATGCGGTGACCGGTTTCATCAACGGCAAGCTGCAGGCCGCCGGGTTCCAGACCCGCGTCGGTCGCGACCAGATCAAGGCGGAACCCAAGACCATCACCGTCAACGGGAAGCCCGTCACCCTGCCGGCCGGGCCGGACAAATGGGCTCTGGCGATCCGGGGGACCTCGACCGAGACCGTCGGCTTCACCGCGCCCGACACCTCCGACGCCGTCTATGTCGTCCAATCGGCAGGCGCGGCGGCCCAGACCACCACCACGACGGTCAATGGCGTCAAGACCACCAAGACAACCGTACCCGCCAGCCTGGTCAATCAACTGCTCAAGTTCCAGAGCGATGGCGGGACTGCTGCCATGCCCACGGGCGGCAATGTCGGCGAGACCCACTGGGTCGACGGTCGGCTGTCGCAGGAAAAGCTGCCGGACGAAGTCAAGACGGTTCGGGCCAGCGCCGTGGGGCCGGATGGATCACTATGGCTGGTGGCAGATGTCGAATCCGGACCCACCAACCAGCCGATCAAGGGCAGCCAGGACGTGGCGCTGCTGAAATACGATACCGCCGGGCGACTGGTCGCGACGCGGACGCTGGGCGCGGCGTCGACCGCCAGCGGATTTGCCCTGGCCGTCGACGCCGACGGCACTGTCGCCGTGGCCGGTTCGGTCACGGGATCGCTCAACACCTCGACCACCGATGCGGGCAAGACAGGAGAGGTGGCGACCGTCGCTGACAGCTTCGTCACCGTGTTCGACAAGGACGGACAGGAACAGTGGACCCAGCGCCGGGGCGCGCGCGCCGCCGACGAGGCCACCAGCGTCGCCTTCGGAGCCAATGGCGTGGTCTATATCGGCGGTCGGGCCAAGTCAGCGATGACAGGCTCGAGCCCCGTCGGGGGTTGGGACGGCTATGTCCAGGCCTTCAAGGCCGGTGAGCCCTATCCAACGGCTGGCATCGTCGCCAAGACCATCGGACAGGCCCAGTTCGGAACCGGTTCCGACGACGGCGTGGACGCCGTGACTGTCGACGGATCGAACCTCTATACCGCCGGGGTCGAGAACGGCCGGGCCGTCGTGCGGCGCTTCAGCCTGGACGCAGCGGGTGTACCCACCCTGGCCTCGACGCGGGACCTGGGGGCGATCGCGGGCGAGATCGCCGGGCTGTCGGTTTCGAACGGCAAGGTTATCCTGACCGGCAGCAGTCGCGACAGCGGCCTTTCCGCCGGGACCACGACCCGGGCAAACTCCGGCGGCAAGGACGTCTTCGTCGCCGCCCTGTCCACCAACCTGGTTGCCGCGGGCACCGATCGGCTGACCTGGTATGGCCAGGCAGGCGAGGATTCTGCTGCCGATGTGAAGGTGGTGGATGGCAAGGTCTGGGTCACCGGGATCGCCAACCGCGCGGTGGATGCCAAGGACACCGACCCCACCAAAGCCTATCTGACCCGGCTCAACCCCCTGACGGGCGCGGTGGAATACACGCGGACCTGGTCGGGCGAGGCCGATCAGGCCAAGCCGATGACCCTGGCCGTGGCCACGAACGGGGCGAGCGTGCTGGACCGGCTCGGGCTGCCACAGGGCGAGATCGATCAGTCGGACTCCAAGCTGCTGACCGCCGCGACCTCCGTGCGCGTCGGCGACCGGTTTTACATCAGCCCGGCGGACGGAGGCCGTGCCACGGCCGTCACCATCGACGCCAAGGACACCCTGGCAACCCTGGCCCGCAAGATCAGCGTGGCCTCGGCCGGCAAGCTGAAGGTCACCATCGCCTCGGAGGGAGGCGCGGCCACCGGCAAGGACGGCGAGACGACCACCACGACCGGCGGTCTGCAACGGCTGTCCATCACGGCCAAGGACGGCAAGACCGGTGCGGTGCTGACCTCGGGCGAGACCGGGCGCGACGCCCTGCTGGGTCTCGGGCTTTCGTCCGGGTACATCGGGGTGGCGGCGGGGGACACCAAGACCAGGACCTTTGGTCTCGGCCTGCCCTCCAACCTGACCCTGTCGAACGCCGATGCGATCAAGGCGGCCGGGGAAAAGCTGCAGGGCGCCCTGAAGGCGGTTCGCGACGCCTATCGCGGCCTGGCCCCGCAGGACACGAGCGCGTCTGCCAAGGGCGCGGTCCCTGCCTATCTGACCAGCCAGATTTCAAACTATCAGGCCGCGCTTTCGCGTCTCACCGGTTCCTGA
- a CDS encoding DUF4112 domain-containing protein: MAKRSVADIEKIWSNVEGVKKLSDRVVGLGPFGIGMDGLLTWVPFVGDAYTVGAGGWLMIQAVRARASAATMARMAAYLLSDTATAAVPFAGAVVDTLFPAHLLAARALQKDIETTHWVEANEREARASGEHDRHVAKMRADPKKRRIVYLHD; this comes from the coding sequence ATGGCGAAACGGTCGGTCGCGGATATCGAGAAGATCTGGTCCAATGTCGAGGGCGTCAAGAAGCTGTCGGATCGGGTCGTCGGCCTCGGTCCCTTCGGCATCGGGATGGACGGACTTCTGACCTGGGTTCCCTTCGTGGGGGACGCCTATACCGTCGGGGCAGGCGGCTGGCTGATGATCCAGGCCGTACGCGCCCGCGCATCGGCCGCCACCATGGCCCGGATGGCGGCCTATCTGCTCAGCGACACAGCGACGGCGGCGGTGCCGTTCGCGGGCGCGGTCGTGGATACGCTGTTTCCGGCACACCTGCTGGCGGCCAGGGCGTTGCAGAAGGACATCGAGACCACCCACTGGGTCGAGGCGAACGAGCGCGAGGCCAGGGCGTCGGGTGAACACGACCGCCATGTCGCCAAGATGCGCGCCGATCCGAAGAAGCGGCGAATTGTCTACCTGCATGATTAG
- a CDS encoding flagellin: protein MPVNSVNTNSGAYTALQNLNATNRDLDTVQSRINTGKKINNAKDNGAIWAIAQTQRSEVTALNTVKESLARGSSAVDVGLAAGESVSDLLVQMKDKALAATDKSLSTASRNALNEDFKALRDQITTVVTNATFNGVNMLSSTTGFSALANSSGTSTRVKGEILSLGGANVTVAAGTTIGTATLATTALGLVNASIDKVSASLARLGTGAKAFETHSTFVSKLSDALENGVGNLVDADLAKESARLQSLQTKQQLGVQALSIASQSSSTLLGLFR, encoded by the coding sequence ATGCCTGTAAACAGCGTGAACACGAACTCGGGCGCCTATACCGCCCTCCAGAATCTGAACGCCACGAACCGCGACCTGGATACCGTCCAGAGCCGGATCAACACTGGCAAGAAGATCAACAACGCAAAAGACAACGGCGCAATCTGGGCTATCGCCCAGACCCAGCGCTCTGAAGTCACCGCCCTGAATACCGTCAAGGAAAGCCTGGCGCGTGGTTCTTCGGCCGTCGACGTCGGCCTCGCGGCCGGTGAGTCGGTCTCTGACCTTCTGGTCCAGATGAAAGACAAGGCCCTGGCCGCGACCGACAAGTCGCTGTCCACGGCATCGCGCAACGCCCTGAACGAGGATTTCAAGGCGCTCCGAGATCAGATCACCACCGTGGTCACCAACGCCACGTTCAACGGCGTGAACATGCTCAGTTCCACGACCGGCTTCAGCGCCCTGGCCAACTCGTCCGGCACCTCCACGCGCGTCAAGGGTGAAATCCTGTCGCTGGGCGGTGCCAATGTGACCGTGGCTGCGGGCACCACCATCGGCACCGCGACCCTGGCCACCACGGCCCTGGGTCTGGTCAACGCCTCGATCGACAAGGTCTCCGCTTCCCTGGCTCGCCTGGGGACCGGTGCCAAGGCGTTCGAAACCCACTCGACGTTCGTCAGCAAGCTGTCGGACGCCCTGGAGAACGGCGTTGGCAACCTGGTCGATGCGGATCTGGCGAAGGAAAGCGCACGACTGCAGTCGCTGCAAACCAAGCAACAGCTGGGTGTGCAGGCTCTGTCGATCGCTTCCCAGTCGTCTTCGACGCTGCTCGGCCTGTTCCGATAG